Proteins encoded in a region of the Brevefilum fermentans genome:
- the truB gene encoding tRNA pseudouridine(55) synthase TruB, whose amino-acid sequence MSELDFNLKDTVSGVLVIDKPVGMTSHSVVQVVRQGTGIRRAGHTGTLDPRASGVLVVLLGPAVRLSEYISASDKRYQAIIRLGETTDTFDGDGEVISRAPVDITLEEIEEALKKFEGRIEQVPPAYSAKRIHGKKAYELAREGEEVELEPKEIDVYHLELLEWDPPEAIVDVFCSSGTYVRSLANDLGEALGCGGHLVGLRRTKSGEFALRDAVQLRKLEEAFDYGDWYKYLIPAAEALADWPSRELSTEEVDLVRHGHRVTSETPPENPDHWVRAISEQGELVALMEYLPEENEWQPRKVFFT is encoded by the coding sequence ATGAGCGAACTAGACTTTAATCTTAAAGATACAGTTTCGGGGGTACTGGTGATTGATAAACCAGTAGGAATGACATCTCATAGTGTTGTGCAGGTTGTGCGCCAGGGAACTGGAATTCGGCGAGCCGGGCATACCGGCACATTGGATCCCCGCGCTTCGGGGGTACTGGTGGTTCTGCTTGGGCCAGCTGTGCGGCTGAGTGAATATATCTCTGCCTCTGATAAGCGTTACCAGGCGATCATCCGCCTGGGAGAAACGACTGACACCTTTGATGGAGATGGCGAAGTAATCAGCCGTGCACCGGTGGATATCACCTTGGAAGAAATTGAGGAAGCGTTGAAAAAATTCGAGGGCAGGATTGAACAAGTTCCGCCCGCCTATTCTGCAAAGCGCATTCACGGAAAGAAAGCCTACGAACTGGCACGCGAAGGCGAAGAAGTAGAATTGGAACCGAAAGAGATTGATGTTTACCATCTTGAACTGCTTGAGTGGGACCCGCCTGAAGCTATTGTTGATGTTTTTTGTTCTTCGGGAACCTATGTGCGCTCCCTGGCGAATGATTTGGGTGAAGCCCTGGGTTGTGGAGGTCACCTGGTTGGCCTGCGCAGGACCAAAAGCGGTGAATTTGCCCTCAGGGATGCGGTCCAACTTAGAAAACTGGAAGAAGCTTTTGATTATGGTGACTGGTATAAATATTTAATCCCTGCCGCTGAAGCCCTGGCTGATTGGCCCTCTCGTGAATTAAGCACAGAGGAAGTTGATCTGGTCCGCCATGGTCACCGTGTGACGAGTGAGACCCCGCCTGAAAACCCGGATCACTGGGTGCGGGCGATCAGCGAGCAAGGTGAGCTGGTGGCATTGATGGAGTACCTGCCAGAAGAGAATGAATGGCAACCGAGAAAAGTTTTCTTCACTTAG
- a CDS encoding bifunctional riboflavin kinase/FAD synthetase codes for MHLIPEPDLNIVEFSALKPLVDADTCITIGNFDGVHRGHQAVIEHMLEMARTQSQAVIVLTFYPNPSVFFNQPVQPFYLSSPREKENQLLTLGVDRVITFRFDREFAELTPEVFMLKLKETLGLRVLVVGQDFALGKGRQGTIPYLNQLGDQYGFEVRVIPHLDYGEQEISSSRIRNYLDAGAVDEARKLLGRPYRVTGEVAHGSDRGKKIGLPTANVAHWPGKKLPAVGVYATLVNLEGEVYQGITNVGYRPTFEEQTRVDVEAYILDFSQDIYGHSISLDFIQKIRDEKKFSGVDALLAQIARDKAQAKRIFQND; via the coding sequence ATGCACCTTATCCCTGAACCAGACTTGAACATCGTGGAATTTTCAGCGCTCAAGCCGTTGGTCGATGCTGATACCTGCATCACGATCGGCAACTTCGATGGCGTCCATCGAGGTCACCAGGCGGTTATTGAACACATGCTCGAAATGGCACGAACACAATCCCAGGCTGTGATTGTGCTCACTTTTTACCCCAACCCTTCCGTATTTTTCAATCAACCGGTTCAACCGTTTTACCTGTCTTCACCGCGAGAAAAAGAAAACCAGTTGCTGACTTTGGGCGTGGACCGGGTAATCACCTTTCGATTTGACCGAGAATTTGCGGAGTTGACTCCGGAAGTTTTTATGTTGAAATTGAAAGAAACTTTGGGTTTACGTGTGCTGGTGGTCGGACAGGATTTTGCCCTTGGAAAGGGGCGGCAGGGGACCATTCCTTATCTTAATCAGTTGGGAGACCAGTACGGTTTTGAAGTTAGGGTTATCCCGCACCTTGATTATGGCGAGCAGGAGATCTCTTCCTCACGGATCCGAAATTACCTGGATGCGGGCGCGGTTGATGAAGCCCGTAAGCTTTTGGGGCGTCCATACCGGGTGACGGGAGAGGTGGCTCATGGCTCGGATCGGGGCAAGAAGATCGGACTACCTACCGCCAATGTTGCGCATTGGCCTGGAAAAAAACTACCTGCCGTCGGCGTGTATGCCACCCTGGTGAACCTGGAAGGTGAGGTGTACCAGGGAATCACCAATGTCGGTTATCGACCCACCTTTGAAGAACAAACCCGGGTGGATGTAGAGGCGTATATCCTGGATTTCTCGCAAGATATTTACGGACACAGCATCAGCCTTGATTTTATTCAAAAGATCAGGGACGAAAAAAAATTTTCAGGTGTGGACGCATTATTGGCGCAAATCGCACGTGACAAAGCGCAAGCAAAAAGGATTTTTCAAAATGACTAA
- a CDS encoding FAD-dependent thymidylate synthase, with amino-acid sequence MTKTRRIYLLRPGEYSPETIAVAFAKTSRSPLPFDEIAAELNDESSARFHEKWVVGYGHSSVAEHAVLHLAFENVSRLAIETIEANRLASYTEKSTRYQLWDEDAFHLPEELVGSPYETDYLNLCQTLFRTYLQCIPQLKNWLRETLPRHAGESDKTFERRLEPAAIDYGRFLLPAASLANVGMTVNARTLEYAICKMLSSSLAEVRAIGERLLEVCQLETPTLVKYAACNAYLQGVEQKITERAAGIATALERHHDFRLLDYDHAGQERILAAILFRFGHQADFQSAYKYVLSLSEDEKCRLVETLMEGRGAFDQPLREFEYAQMSFEAVMDQGAYFEFKRHRMMTQTVQPLTASLGFAVPQGITAAGCEAEYLDAMRQAAELYERVSAWNRAVASYMIPNGFNRCVLFSMNLRQVFHFCKLRGAENAHFSIRRVAYQVAEAVQQAYPLLGAYLDMPSGETWESIEQQYFSTVNTC; translated from the coding sequence ATGACTAAAACCAGGCGAATTTATCTTCTCAGACCCGGGGAATACAGTCCAGAGACCATCGCGGTCGCTTTTGCCAAAACCTCACGCTCGCCGCTGCCCTTTGATGAAATTGCTGCGGAGTTGAACGATGAAAGCTCGGCGCGCTTTCATGAAAAATGGGTGGTTGGATATGGGCATAGCTCTGTGGCAGAACATGCAGTACTCCACCTGGCTTTCGAAAACGTCTCTCGACTGGCGATTGAGACTATCGAAGCCAACCGGCTGGCATCCTATACTGAAAAGTCGACCCGTTATCAACTCTGGGATGAGGACGCCTTTCATCTGCCTGAAGAACTGGTCGGCAGCCCCTATGAGACTGATTATTTAAACCTGTGCCAGACGCTGTTCAGGACTTATTTGCAGTGCATCCCACAATTGAAAAACTGGTTGCGAGAAACGCTGCCCAGGCACGCGGGCGAATCAGATAAGACATTCGAGCGGCGCCTGGAACCTGCTGCAATCGATTACGGGCGCTTTTTGCTGCCAGCTGCTTCCCTGGCTAACGTAGGGATGACGGTCAACGCTCGGACTTTAGAGTATGCGATCTGCAAAATGCTCAGTTCGTCTCTGGCTGAGGTGCGCGCCATCGGTGAGCGCTTGCTGGAGGTTTGCCAGCTTGAGACGCCAACCCTGGTTAAATATGCTGCCTGCAACGCCTATCTTCAGGGCGTCGAGCAAAAAATAACCGAAAGGGCTGCTGGGATTGCCACAGCGCTTGAAAGGCATCACGATTTTCGCCTGCTGGATTACGATCATGCAGGGCAGGAGCGGATATTGGCAGCAATCCTGTTTCGGTTTGGACACCAGGCTGATTTCCAAAGTGCTTACAAGTATGTGCTCAGCCTTAGCGAAGACGAAAAATGTCGCCTTGTGGAAACGTTGATGGAAGGCAGGGGAGCCTTCGACCAGCCCTTGCGCGAGTTTGAATACGCCCAAATGAGCTTTGAAGCCGTCATGGACCAGGGCGCGTATTTTGAATTCAAACGGCACCGGATGATGACGCAAACCGTGCAACCCCTGACGGCGTCTCTGGGTTTTGCTGTGCCACAGGGAATCACGGCTGCCGGGTGTGAAGCAGAGTACCTGGATGCGATGCGCCAGGCTGCCGAGCTTTATGAGCGTGTCAGCGCCTGGAACCGTGCGGTGGCCAGTTATATGATCCCCAATGGTTTCAATCGCTGTGTTTTGTTCAGTATGAATTTGCGACAGGTGTTTCATTTTTGCAAGCTGCGCGGCGCAGAGAACGCACATTTTTCAATTCGTCGTGTGGCTTACCAGGTGGCGGAGGCTGTCCAGCAGGCATACCCGCTTTTAGGAGCCTATCTTGATATGCCTTCAGGTGAAACCTGGGAATCGATTGAGCAGCAGTACTTCAGCACTGTCAATACCTGTTGA
- a CDS encoding CPBP family intramembrane glutamic endopeptidase translates to MKALNRLINLLWNKDEKRLRAFLRLGIQTLMVLLATGFFTAVLMSSAALISRAAGTSFKDQLTVGGLIQWTERPVFNLIIAPLSNFFGFGLATYLAGLWIDRRPLRKFGINFNEGWWADFLFGLGLGAGLMVMIFLMGWLTGSVRISGFFDVNAQNHFFLGMIQSLIGYVLVGIYEELLSRGYHLINLAEGLHHPRLGAKPALLLAYALSSLVFGVMHLSNPSATWVSTVNVSLSGLFLGLGMILTGSLAIPIGLHITWNFFQGSVFGFAVSGLRTGVSVIGTEIVANAWLIGGDFGPESGLLSLVAMILGSALTILWVRRKGQLKLYSDLAVYEPRVKKQRAKKLSKDFQNQP, encoded by the coding sequence ATGAAAGCCTTAAACCGATTGATTAATTTATTGTGGAATAAAGATGAGAAGCGCCTGCGGGCTTTTTTGCGTCTGGGCATCCAGACCCTCATGGTATTGCTAGCGACCGGGTTTTTCACTGCGGTATTGATGTCTTCAGCGGCTCTCATCAGCAGGGCTGCAGGGACAAGTTTCAAAGATCAGCTTACTGTCGGTGGTTTGATCCAATGGACAGAACGACCGGTTTTTAACCTGATTATTGCACCCCTGTCAAATTTTTTTGGCTTTGGTTTGGCAACGTACCTGGCGGGTTTATGGATCGACCGTCGGCCTTTGCGAAAATTCGGAATCAACTTTAATGAAGGCTGGTGGGCTGATTTTCTGTTCGGCCTGGGTTTGGGGGCTGGATTGATGGTGATGATCTTTCTGATGGGTTGGCTGACAGGGAGCGTACGGATCAGCGGTTTTTTTGATGTTAATGCTCAAAATCATTTTTTCCTGGGGATGATCCAATCTTTGATTGGCTATGTTCTGGTAGGTATCTATGAAGAGCTGCTTTCGCGAGGGTATCATCTGATCAACCTGGCGGAAGGGTTACACCACCCGCGGCTGGGAGCAAAGCCTGCCCTGTTGTTGGCTTATGCGCTGTCTTCGCTGGTATTTGGCGTGATGCATTTGAGCAACCCGAGTGCGACCTGGGTCAGCACGGTCAATGTTTCCCTGTCTGGACTTTTCCTTGGCTTGGGCATGATCCTCACTGGCAGCCTGGCAATTCCTATCGGCTTGCATATCACCTGGAACTTTTTTCAGGGGAGTGTGTTTGGATTCGCAGTCAGCGGATTGCGAACCGGGGTTTCGGTGATTGGAACGGAGATTGTCGCCAATGCCTGGCTGATAGGTGGTGATTTTGGACCTGAATCGGGCTTGCTGAGCCTGGTAGCGATGATCCTTGGAAGTGCGCTGACGATTTTGTGGGTCAGGCGCAAAGGTCAACTTAAGCTTTACAGTGATTTAGCAGTTTACGAACCGCGGGTAAAGAAACAGCGGGCAAAAAAGTTAAGCAAAGATTTTCAAAATCAGCCTTGA
- a CDS encoding TrpB-like pyridoxal phosphate-dependent enzyme, translating into MNNEHYKYLLTENDLPKSWYNINADMPVPLTPVLNPQTREPITAEFLNVLFPMSLIEQEMSTDRYIDIPEEVREIYKLWRPTPLLRARRLEKALGTPAHIYYKNEGASITGSHKTNTAVAQAFYNKIDGTRSLTTETGAGQWGAALAVACKFFDMNLEVFMVRGSFYDKPYRRIIIESYDAEIFPSPSDRTDYGRKYLQENPEGPGSLGIAISEAVETAVKSNGEKKYSLGSVLNHVLLHQTVIGQECLKQMEMADEYPDVVIACCGGGSNFGGIAFPFLHRNLTEGLQTRIVAVEPQATPTLTKGLYAFDYGDTAKMAPILKMFTLGHDFIPAPIHAGGLRYHGMAPQICMLYDAGYIEAVAIPQLETFEAGVLFAQTEGIIPAPESSHAIRAAIDEALDAKEKGEERVILFNLSGHGLLDLSAYDAYHQGQLVNDTLDVNPEEIRKMLPKVDF; encoded by the coding sequence ATGAACAACGAGCACTATAAATACCTGTTAACCGAGAACGATCTGCCAAAGAGCTGGTACAACATCAACGCCGATATGCCTGTACCGCTGACGCCGGTGTTGAACCCGCAAACCAGGGAGCCGATCACAGCCGAATTTTTAAACGTGTTGTTTCCCATGTCTCTCATTGAACAGGAAATGAGCACCGATCGGTACATCGACATCCCTGAAGAGGTGCGCGAGATTTATAAGCTGTGGCGACCGACCCCCCTGCTGCGCGCCCGCCGCCTGGAAAAAGCCCTGGGAACGCCCGCCCATATCTATTACAAAAATGAAGGCGCTTCGATCACGGGCAGTCACAAAACCAACACTGCTGTAGCCCAGGCTTTTTATAATAAGATTGATGGCACGCGGTCACTAACGACCGAGACGGGCGCAGGTCAATGGGGAGCAGCCCTGGCAGTTGCCTGTAAGTTTTTTGATATGAACCTGGAAGTCTTTATGGTCAGGGGTTCATTTTATGATAAACCTTACCGCAGGATTATCATTGAAAGCTATGACGCTGAAATCTTCCCCAGCCCCTCGGACCGCACGGATTATGGACGCAAGTACCTGCAGGAAAACCCTGAAGGTCCGGGTTCGCTGGGGATTGCGATCTCAGAGGCTGTTGAAACTGCTGTCAAATCCAATGGTGAAAAGAAGTACAGCCTGGGTTCGGTTCTGAACCATGTTTTGCTACACCAAACGGTGATTGGGCAGGAATGCCTGAAACAAATGGAAATGGCAGATGAGTACCCCGATGTGGTCATTGCTTGCTGCGGCGGCGGATCAAATTTTGGAGGAATTGCTTTTCCGTTTTTGCACAGGAATTTAACTGAAGGACTCCAAACACGAATTGTTGCGGTTGAACCACAGGCAACCCCAACCCTGACAAAGGGATTGTATGCCTTTGACTATGGAGATACAGCAAAAATGGCGCCGATCTTGAAGATGTTCACCCTCGGTCACGATTTTATCCCGGCACCAATTCACGCCGGCGGGTTGCGCTATCACGGAATGGCGCCCCAGATCTGTATGCTTTACGACGCCGGATACATTGAAGCGGTTGCCATCCCCCAGTTGGAAACCTTTGAGGCGGGCGTGTTGTTTGCCCAAACCGAAGGGATTATCCCTGCGCCTGAATCATCCCATGCCATCCGGGCAGCGATCGATGAGGCACTGGACGCGAAAGAAAAAGGAGAGGAGCGGGTGATCCTGTTTAACCTTTCGGGGCACGGGCTGCTGGATCTTTCCGCCTATGATGCCTATCACCAGGGACAATTGGTGAATGACACTTTGGATGTTAACCCTGAAGAAATTCGAAAGATGCTGCCGAAGGTCGATTTTTAA
- a CDS encoding sodium-translocating pyrophosphatase, with amino-acid sequence MDKFWLYLSIGASILSIGVALYLFFWVKKQPEGSPKAKEVASWIRDGSRTYLKRLYRTLILVVVILGFLIAIVFSFDLSKISTSQVAVVPINGLVMSVSFILGALCSAIAGYLGMSVAVEANVRTATAANESINKAFRLSFYAGSVMGLAMVGLAVFGMSMIFLITKDAESILGFSFGASTLALLAKAGGGIYTKTADIAADLVGKVEVGIPEDDPRNPAVVADNVGDNVGDVAGMGADIFDSYVAAVVAVMILGASSARLGLNYVVLPLIICSLGILASLIGIQFVRVGKNGKPGPALNRGTVITTISFAVMVSAFVLATSVNLGVIWATITGLGAGVIIGITSDYFTSDDRKPVFRTAEVSQSGAAINIITGFSYGLASIVPSVIGIAVATLLAYYLAEVNGLAGIYGIGISAVGMLSISGMIVSADAYGPIVDNARGIAEMSGMDHHVIETTDVLDAAGNTAKAITKGFSISAAALTVLALFAAYAEVVTASGLQVNMSLREPIVVVGILLGLMTPPLFSALTMLSVTENAFAMIEEIRRQFRERPGILAGTETPDYDACVDMAAKGSLSSLLWPALIAVGLPLLIGFVLGPNALGGFLGGSIFTGVIFALFMANGGGLWDNAKKYIEAGNFGGPGSDAHKASVVGDTVGDPFKDTAGPSLNTLITVMSLVASLFAPLIAAFHLF; translated from the coding sequence ATGGATAAATTTTGGCTTTATCTAAGCATTGGGGCAAGTATCCTCTCGATTGGGGTTGCCCTGTATTTATTTTTCTGGGTTAAAAAACAACCGGAAGGATCACCGAAGGCAAAAGAGGTGGCTTCCTGGATTCGAGATGGGTCTCGAACGTATTTGAAACGGCTTTACCGGACATTAATACTGGTTGTGGTGATTTTAGGGTTCCTGATTGCGATCGTGTTCAGTTTTGATTTATCAAAGATATCGACCAGCCAGGTTGCTGTTGTGCCGATTAATGGTCTGGTGATGTCGGTTTCCTTTATCTTGGGTGCGCTGTGCTCAGCGATTGCCGGGTATTTAGGCATGAGTGTTGCCGTTGAAGCCAATGTCCGCACAGCCACGGCAGCCAATGAATCGATCAATAAAGCTTTTCGCCTCTCCTTTTACGCAGGTTCTGTTATGGGCCTGGCGATGGTCGGATTGGCAGTATTTGGAATGAGCATGATCTTTTTGATCACCAAAGACGCTGAATCGATTTTAGGATTCAGTTTTGGTGCGTCGACCCTGGCATTGCTAGCCAAGGCTGGCGGCGGAATTTACACAAAAACTGCCGATATTGCTGCAGACCTGGTAGGCAAAGTTGAGGTCGGGATCCCGGAAGATGACCCCCGCAATCCGGCTGTGGTAGCAGACAATGTGGGCGACAATGTCGGCGATGTTGCCGGCATGGGGGCGGATATTTTTGACAGTTATGTTGCGGCAGTGGTGGCGGTGATGATCCTGGGGGCTTCTTCTGCCCGGCTCGGACTGAATTACGTGGTATTGCCGTTGATCATCTGTTCGTTGGGGATCCTGGCTTCGCTGATTGGCATCCAATTTGTACGGGTGGGCAAAAATGGGAAACCGGGTCCGGCATTGAACCGTGGCACTGTGATTACCACGATTAGCTTTGCCGTTATGGTGAGCGCTTTTGTGCTGGCCACCTCTGTCAACCTCGGTGTGATTTGGGCAACCATCACTGGTCTGGGCGCCGGTGTAATAATCGGCATTACCTCGGATTATTTCACCTCTGATGACCGAAAACCGGTTTTCAGAACAGCCGAGGTCTCCCAGTCAGGCGCTGCGATCAACATCATCACGGGTTTCAGTTATGGTTTGGCAAGCATTGTCCCCTCGGTCATCGGGATTGCCGTGGCGACGCTTCTGGCTTACTACCTGGCGGAGGTCAACGGGCTTGCGGGGATCTATGGGATTGGGATCAGTGCTGTGGGGATGCTTTCTATCAGCGGGATGATTGTCTCGGCGGATGCCTATGGACCGATTGTGGATAATGCTCGTGGGATTGCCGAGATGTCTGGAATGGACCATCACGTGATTGAGACAACGGACGTGCTGGATGCCGCAGGCAATACCGCCAAAGCAATCACCAAGGGTTTCAGCATCAGTGCTGCAGCCTTGACGGTGTTGGCGCTATTTGCAGCCTATGCAGAGGTGGTCACCGCCAGCGGTCTTCAGGTCAATATGAGCTTGCGCGAACCAATTGTGGTGGTTGGCATATTGTTAGGTTTGATGACGCCACCGTTGTTTAGCGCACTGACCATGCTTTCGGTAACAGAAAACGCATTTGCAATGATCGAGGAAATCCGTCGCCAATTTCGGGAGCGACCGGGCATTCTGGCAGGGACCGAAACACCGGATTATGATGCCTGTGTGGACATGGCAGCCAAAGGCTCGCTCTCTTCGCTGCTGTGGCCAGCATTAATCGCTGTTGGCTTGCCATTGTTAATCGGGTTTGTGTTGGGTCCTAATGCCCTGGGTGGATTCCTGGGCGGCAGCATCTTCACCGGAGTGATCTTTGCGCTATTTATGGCGAATGGAGGTGGCTTGTGGGACAACGCAAAAAAATATATTGAAGCGGGCAACTTTGGCGGCCCCGGCTCTGACGCCCACAAAGCCAGCGTAGTTGGTGACACGGTCGGCGATCCTTTTAAAGACACAGCCGGACCTTCGCTCAACACGCTGATTACGGTCATGTCGCTGGTGGCGTCCTTGTTTGCGCCACTGATTGCCGCGTTTCATTTGTTTTGA
- a CDS encoding DNA alkylation repair protein codes for MTAVDPTRLRHQTESLMGQFGSPVEFRQALRNLFSLYANYSLRFGETAPMRPLIPMYHLPHPVMRQIKFDLGPYISENPHAALALADELWEDSYYEVKHTALFIIGEMPVEDPQLILDRITSWLSPGLDQVLKSDLFMVGTRNLQDRFPQAWESWVFSLLSDTDPAINSLGIQALAAGAKSPGFHNLPAIFRLASPFIRDPHHAFIQDLENLMITLAKISPQETGYFLRQILATSISPETSWLIKNCLASFPKDIQANLTSALRKE; via the coding sequence ATGACCGCAGTTGATCCCACGCGCTTGCGGCACCAAACCGAGTCGTTAATGGGTCAGTTCGGGTCGCCGGTTGAATTTCGCCAGGCTTTGCGCAATTTATTCAGTCTCTATGCGAACTACAGCCTGCGTTTTGGAGAAACCGCCCCCATGCGTCCCCTTATTCCCATGTACCATCTACCTCACCCGGTGATGCGTCAGATTAAATTTGACCTGGGACCTTACATTTCAGAAAACCCGCATGCTGCCCTGGCACTGGCAGATGAGCTATGGGAGGACAGCTACTACGAGGTCAAACACACAGCGTTGTTCATCATCGGAGAGATGCCCGTTGAAGACCCACAATTGATCCTTGATCGAATCACGAGCTGGCTTTCACCGGGTTTAGATCAGGTGCTTAAATCAGATTTGTTCATGGTGGGCACCCGCAACCTGCAAGATCGCTTCCCCCAGGCCTGGGAGTCCTGGGTGTTTTCCTTGCTCTCTGATACCGATCCGGCAATCAACTCCCTGGGGATCCAAGCCCTGGCAGCAGGTGCAAAATCGCCTGGTTTTCACAACCTGCCGGCCATTTTTCGCTTAGCAAGCCCCTTCATCAGGGACCCCCATCACGCCTTCATCCAGGATTTAGAAAACCTGATGATCACCCTGGCGAAAATCTCTCCCCAGGAGACCGGTTACTTCCTCAGGCAGATTCTTGCGACCAGCATTTCACCTGAAACGTCGTGGTTAATTAAGAACTGCCTGGCATCCTTTCCCAAAGATATCCAGGCAAATTTGACCTCAGCCCTGCGAAAGGAATAA
- the proS gene encoding proline--tRNA ligase: protein MDEKKLTPKAENYSEWYNQLVQRAELADYAPVRGCMVVRPYGWSLWENIQATLDQRFKATGHVNAAFPLFIPMSFMEKEKEHVEGFSPELAVVTIGGGSELEEPLIVRPTSETIIGHMYAKWIQSYRDLPVLINQWANVVRWEMRTRLFLRTLEFYWQEGHTAHATAEEAEAETLQMLDVYTDFAINEAAVPVIPGCKSESEKFAGAVRSYTIEAMMGDKKALQAGTSHNLGQNFAKAFDIQYLDENNTLQYCWTTSWGLSTRFIGAIIMTHGDDQGLVLPPRLAPIQVVIVPIFRKDEEQTLVMAAVERVKHELSAFRVKVDDRTEVTPGFKFNEWELRGVPLRLEIGPKDVANHTVALARRDIPGREGKSFVSQEGIADTVSSILEAIQINMLVKATQFRDENIHQPQNYEEFKEIIAADGWCYVWWKQSVENEARVKEDTRATLRCLPLEQPGGKGRCIFSGEETTEKAYFARAY, encoded by the coding sequence ATGGATGAGAAGAAATTAACCCCCAAAGCAGAAAATTATTCAGAATGGTACAACCAGCTCGTGCAGCGCGCAGAACTGGCTGATTATGCCCCTGTTCGCGGCTGTATGGTCGTGCGCCCCTACGGTTGGTCGTTGTGGGAGAACATCCAGGCCACCCTGGATCAGCGCTTCAAAGCCACCGGTCATGTCAACGCTGCTTTTCCCCTGTTTATCCCCATGTCCTTCATGGAGAAGGAAAAAGAGCACGTGGAGGGATTCTCCCCCGAGCTGGCGGTGGTCACCATTGGCGGTGGCAGTGAGCTGGAAGAGCCCCTCATCGTTCGGCCTACCTCCGAGACGATCATCGGGCACATGTACGCCAAATGGATCCAGTCCTACCGTGACCTGCCCGTGCTGATCAACCAGTGGGCCAACGTCGTCCGTTGGGAGATGCGCACCCGCCTGTTCCTGCGCACCCTGGAGTTCTACTGGCAGGAAGGCCACACTGCCCACGCCACGGCTGAAGAGGCTGAAGCTGAAACCCTGCAGATGCTGGATGTCTATACCGATTTCGCCATCAACGAAGCCGCCGTGCCTGTGATCCCGGGGTGCAAAAGCGAAAGTGAAAAATTCGCCGGCGCGGTGCGCTCGTATACCATCGAAGCCATGATGGGCGATAAAAAAGCCCTCCAGGCCGGCACCAGCCACAACCTGGGGCAGAACTTCGCCAAAGCCTTCGATATCCAGTACCTGGACGAAAACAATACCCTTCAATACTGTTGGACCACCTCATGGGGCCTTTCCACACGCTTTATCGGTGCCATTATCATGACTCACGGCGATGATCAGGGCCTGGTCCTGCCCCCGCGACTGGCGCCCATCCAGGTGGTGATCGTGCCTATCTTCCGCAAGGATGAAGAACAAACTCTGGTGATGGCTGCAGTGGAGCGCGTCAAACATGAACTTTCTGCCTTTAGGGTCAAAGTGGACGATCGCACTGAAGTCACCCCGGGCTTCAAGTTCAACGAGTGGGAACTGCGCGGGGTGCCCTTACGCCTGGAGATCGGACCGAAAGATGTAGCCAACCACACGGTTGCCTTGGCCCGCCGCGATATCCCCGGGCGGGAAGGAAAATCCTTTGTCTCACAGGAAGGCATCGCCGACACGGTCAGCTCCATTCTGGAAGCCATCCAGATCAATATGCTGGTCAAAGCCACCCAATTCAGGGATGAAAACATTCATCAACCACAGAACTACGAAGAATTCAAAGAAATTATCGCGGCCGATGGTTGGTGTTATGTGTGGTGGAAGCAAAGCGTGGAAAACGAAGCCCGTGTTAAAGAGGACACCAGGGCAACCCTGCGCTGCCTCCCCCTGGAGCAACCTGGTGGAAAAGGCAGGTGTATCTTCAGCGGTGAGGAGACGACTGAGAAAGCCTATTTCGCCAGGGCGTATTAA
- a CDS encoding LOG family protein, with translation MEKKISVFGGSAPKPGTPPYLEALKLGQLLATAGMTVLTGGYSGTMEAVSRGASEAGGHVIGVTCDEIEVWRPTDPNAWVAEEWRCHSFNDRLNTLVTHCDAAIALPGGIGTLLEIALTWNQLVIGIIEPKPVILLGSAWQKVLETFFSELGDYIPVDDRQYLAYAPDPSTALELLRHFLGLV, from the coding sequence ATGGAAAAAAAGATTAGCGTTTTTGGCGGATCTGCCCCTAAACCGGGCACTCCGCCTTATCTCGAGGCCTTAAAATTAGGTCAATTGCTGGCCACTGCCGGGATGACCGTGCTCACTGGCGGTTATTCGGGTACCATGGAAGCCGTATCGCGTGGCGCCAGTGAAGCTGGAGGGCACGTCATCGGCGTCACCTGCGACGAAATTGAAGTCTGGCGACCGACCGATCCCAATGCCTGGGTTGCCGAGGAATGGCGCTGCCACTCCTTCAATGACCGTTTGAACACATTGGTCACCCATTGTGATGCTGCCATTGCCCTGCCTGGCGGGATTGGAACCCTACTCGAAATCGCCCTCACCTGGAACCAGCTCGTAATTGGCATCATCGAACCCAAACCCGTGATCCTCCTGGGGAGCGCCTGGCAAAAGGTGTTGGAAACCTTTTTTTCTGAATTGGGCGATTATATCCCCGTGGACGACCGCCAGTACCTGGCTTATGCACCTGACCCCAGCACAGCCTTAGAGCTGTTGAGACATTTTTTAGGTTTGGTTTAA